The genomic region GGTGAATATTATGACAATAGTACTATACAACAACCTGGGTAGGGATTACTTTCTTCGCCCACTTCCGAGATACATATAGCCTTAACAAGGAAATGCATAATTTTAGTTAAGTCgttttttaaattgtctttttaaaTTGCATAATGACATGTAAATTCCAATACTTTTTGGCGATCCAGATCCGGATGGAAAATTATACCTATTATTAGTCAAACATTGACTGATTTGGTAAATGAGTAGTGAACGCGTGAGTGAGTGCATGAATGAGTCAGCGAGCGAGTGaacgagtgagtgagtgagttaaTGAGTAGGTCCAAGGTCGAGTTCACATATTTGATGATGATTGTGCAATGTAGACCGTCCGTCGCCCCTTTAAAGTTTACCGGCCTGATTGCCCAATGgttaaaaacaacttaaaaaacaTATGATGGGATATTCTATCCGCTCACTCAATGCACTGTAAAGCATACGTTTGTTCTACAAACAcactccatgcagagttgtcgttctttgctctcacatatgtaatgtatgaatgtaatgtaaccttaGTGCAATAGATTGTACGACCGCAAGTATAAAACCGTTGAACATTTCGTGTGGGGTTGCAGACAGAGTGAAATGTTTGAATTGTAAACATCAAAATTCTTCTTGTTACGTtaaattatttggaaaaaataacTACACATAAGCAAAGTCGAAtagaaagtaaatatttaatttgaacGGTGCtaacaaaatttcaaaatcatGGAAATGCAAATCgtctttgttatttttatttttaccgtTGTCAACTCGATCAagcagcccgccagcccgcctgTCTGGGAATATACTTATCAATACGAGCTGTTCGAAAAAATACAGAATACAGTCTACTATCTCAATAGTGACGTCACCTGGATTCGGGAAAAATTAAAACATCCGAAAGGATCGTGTCCGAACTTTTGGCTCCGTGGAAACAGCACGTGCTATCTGCTTCCGCTCCACTGGAGACTTGAGTGGAAAAAAGCTCAAACCACGTGCGAGCGTCTGGGAGGATACCTGGCAGTGGTCGATACGCCAGTAGAGAAAAACGACATCAAAGGTATGTGAACCATTTGGTGTTGCTTCATTTCGACAGTGTCTGTATTTTGGTATGTCGGTACATAATGATATTtcacaaataatacaatttaacgtTATGAAAAATGGATTCCATTCTATTGATTTTGGGAACTAATTCTTCTATTATCATAATCAACGTAAAatgtgttaatgtattattaaatctAAGTATAACTGGTGGAAAACACGATGCGGCTATACAGCAGAAGAGAACGGATATTCCATATAACGATAGACTATACCTAACACGTACgggtatattaataatgttttgttttaagaaagtttaTAAAGACAATCGCGGGATAATAAGAGCTTACTGTTTTATTAACTGCACCATTTTCGGTTATTTTCGATTACGGTTCTTTTTTACAATGCTAATTTTAAAGCGCCCTATCATGATGTTTTGcatcgattttttttcttttcattataTTTAGCAAATGCTTGTAAACCTCATGAATTTAATTTGCTAACATTTTAAATAGTGTTTTACCATCAATTTCCATAACGAATCATCTTTGTTGCCAAATAACGTTACGTACTTTATCTTCTTTGATAAGAATAATGAAAAGCACTTATTTCTCTGACAGAGCGGCCACTTTTGTTATTACCCGTATCGATGTTGTAGGACCAATTTatagtatattattatttatattattttgaccATCGCGATATTGTTGCTAACGTTATAACTATTATCACTAACATTATTAGCattattatattcattattattaGACACGCAAGTACGTGTCTACTAacgttttcaataaatatttaaatttgctcATATAAACTGTTGTAACAACTATGTTCCAGAACTTCTCGACAACGAGATGGCGCGGATACTCCACGACGCCGTCGAGTCGCTCTGGGTGGGCGGATACATGTTTGCCGACGATGACGGCAAATGGCGTTGGGTGGACGGCAATCCTATATCCGCCGACGACGTCGCCTTGCTCTCTGCCGTCGACGCTAGGCAGTGGAGAGACCGCTGCCTTGAGTGGCTGCCGACGGGCTGGTCGGAGGAGGACTGCGTCGTCCGGAAACACATGCTTTGCGAGAAAGAGATTTCCTAGATCATAGGCATTTGAACGCTGCCATGACGTCAATGTTTTTTAGGCTTTTCTTTGTGTTATACCTTGTGTTCAAATATATTGCAATCTAATACGTCGGTTTTTGTGTACATTTGTAGCAGCACATTTGCCATTTGCAATTCTACCCGATGACAGACATTTTATTGCGATTTTTACTCCGGTGACATACATGTAGGCCTAGTCTTGATGACATGCCCATTTAAGAgtacccgatacgactcgagttaaaCTGTTCaagaggccttaggttaacggagtaaGACTGTACGGGAAGGCAATGGTATTTACAATACCAATGGTAGTTCTAACTAATTTGTTTATAAACTGAAAACATCTAACATCTAATTAAGACGTTTAAACCCGAGTCATTTAATCAtttgtacaatatatttaattccGATAAGCGATTCAAAAATGTTTgtcattatttttaaatcttacTAACCAGATATACAGCGTGTTCGATATATGTCATTTATATTCAATGAAAGTCATTTAGTAttaatatctatctatctaatattACAGTCATCACATTTGTGTTTTATCAATTTGATACCAGATAATAATACAATAGACTGGCAACATCATATATCACCTGAACAATGTTAGCAATGCACGTTCTTTATGCTAAGCTTAATAATTCAGCAAAAATAAAGGAGTCTATACAGCAAGATAAACACACTAAACTCAATTAAATTGCCAAAACATTGTACCATTACATGTAGCATGTaacactgaaataaaataaacaaagctGTAAACCATGATCACAATTTCATCAGCTTTATTACAGGGTTCACTTCAAAGCCATACACGACAAGTACGTGCGCATAATGCGGGAAAAGCAAGTTATAGATACATGCATTTAATACACATGATCTGAAAGCACCATTATCATGACCTGAAGTGTCGTCAAATGACGATATTCTGACCCAGGGCTCATTGTGCCCTTTTCTTATTGTACTTTTGTCACACAAACAAACACGATATAcactataaatattaaaaatattatctgCCTGAGTAACATATTTGCAGTTTCGTACAAAACATATAGTAGTTGTTTACACAAAtccattatattattattattcctaTCAGCATATCACACAACCAAAGTGCTTCATGCTGACAACCCCTTTAGTTGTTCTTAAACAGTCTCAAAGGTAACCAGTCTCGTTTACGGAAaattgagcttaatgcatgtgcgttaagtgtcgtcacaaattaggctaatctgggactacactttccgctatcattgaaattttggtttaaaggaagtcttttcttaacgAAAATTCCAGTGATGGCAGAAACTGATAagtctgcccccccccccccccccctctgaatTAATGCttacagaagagagacatagcataTTCTGTAAACTCAAGTCTGTCAAATTGTATCATACAGCCTTTATGTTAATCAATACTGCTTAtgttaagcaatactgcaatttcttcctgccttgtatattgttcgaaaatagtatgtatgtttgtattgtattgctcaTATGTACTTctatgaactaaataaatagtatttaaaCCAATTTAAGCTGTACTTTTTTAAATTCGATATTTACTTAATCATAATCAATCAGTTTCATGGTGATACAAAACTGGTAGTTGCCATATATATGTATACGTTTTTCTCtcataattaacaactgttttcACACAATTAAAACCGATTTTGTAAAAAGAACGCAACTCATCCAATAAAAAAATGGTTGCCGAGAAAATGCTCTTTTTAACCTGCCATGAAACATGATACAGTGAAAAAAAAAGCCAATACTCTGTGTTGTATCATAAAGATTGATATGGTATCTTATCCCGATTTATTGTCAAACAGTATAGCAACTTCTCTTATTGTTtctgaaaaataaacaaatatggtGTCGTTTAAATACAGTTGATGGTACaaaatcacaaaaataaataaactaagCCGGTGGTCACGTTAGCAACACATGTTTGTACAACAGTAAAAATCGTGATTTAACATTACCGCAATATGATCTAAGCAATTGTAAGCACacataacacatatttttctttaataTGCAGTGTATTATTAAAATCTAAGAGTTTGCTATCTGTACCAGACGTTTCCTTTAACACATATTTCagtgtatgtttttatatattaaatccgTATTATGTACTATCTCTCTCTTTGGCATAACAGTATTTAATCCAAAAGTAATGCTTCCAGTTGTTCTATTTTGTCTATGGTATTAAATCATTTGGAAACACATGCTAAAGTGTTCAAGCAGTCTGCGGATTAATCCTCAGCTCATTAGGTTCTCCAAACCAGTGGTCTCCTTGACAACCCCGATTCCAGTTTTTCTCACACAACCAGCACCAGTCTTCAGCGCATTGACTGCACTTCATGTGCATGCCACCACCTGCAGCATATCTAACACAACCGTTGTCATGCCAATGAAATGAACACCATTGACCCCAAATAAACCATTTAAAGTATTTGATTGATTAAATACCTGATGGCTTATGGTCCTTACTTACAGTCATGCCAAATGACTAACGCTGTTCCTTAGTttaagtgggtatgcacgattttgtcaaatatttatggatgtataaaaaatgtgtaaaaaacttattatacatatatttcaatataaatttaaataaaagttaagaagaacatgtgtcgaaaaatgcgaaacaagccagatatttaattctgaaatcgaaaatgtctgtacagtcgaattcgccagcatgtatttcatgcatgtacgatgtgaatctaaatttagttttagtgcagattcgttcatacgacacaaagacacaattttgttttacggatcattttaatttcctgcaacgatatctattcatacgacacacaaacacttactccgatccttataaaaagacgtATGCTTCGGTtatgtaagaaaatatgtacgaaataccttcgtcacaatcggctcggggctttaatttgtctttgctgcattttatgaaattcgtcaacaatgtattttttttgcctattttgtttcattgtaacatatttttatcaatatattacaatttaacacatataaaaatcgtgcatacccactttaaaggCAAAATGTTTGCTGTTCCTTAATTAAAGGCATGAAGGCATTTTATTTGATATCCCTTACTTACAGACATGCAAATTTACTATGGTTGCTGCTCAGTAATACATGTCAAGACAAGCCAATTGACTATATAGttgcttttcattattttaagACATGCTCATTGAATATATAGTTGTTGTTCTATATTAACAGTTATTCGTATGGATTTGAAGTCCTTTTTTGCACTTGCTTTCTGTACCAACACATTTGGTTCTCTGTTAATACAACAAGGAACCAAAGCCATGCACAAGCTACTTACTAAAATAAATGTTCCACACAAAAAGAAAAGAATTTTTTGTTATCCAAATTACTTTTGGTTTAATACAAAATTGTAAGATTTAGATCTATTTATATGTACTTTGGAAAGTTTGTATCGGTAGGgactttttaattattattatttaacatgagctATTATGAGGATATGATAATGATCTAATTAAATCTAGTCTAATTACTCTTTTGCTATTTTAACTTACAGTGCAGagtgttaaaataatttgaaagaaccaaagcatatttattaaccAAATACAATTTCTCTCCGTTTTGACCCCACAATGTGGACACGGTTTTGATATCTGCTGGATTGTGATCAAAGATTCTGCATCCCATCTCGATCTTAGGGCCCGCTCTGTACCGATGCCCTGAGACTGAATGTGAAAAAATAGAATATACTTGAAATATATCGGCCAAGTTTTATGTAAACTTTAATAGCCAAAAAAGCAAACAGACGaactaaatattataaaaatacaaatgtggctgggaacgaga from Dreissena polymorpha isolate Duluth1 chromosome 5, UMN_Dpol_1.0, whole genome shotgun sequence harbors:
- the LOC127831880 gene encoding C-type lectin domain family 6 member A-like, producing the protein MEMQIVFVIFIFTVVNSIKQPASPPVWEYTYQYELFEKIQNTVYYLNSDVTWIREKLKHPKGSCPNFWLRGNSTCYLLPLHWRLEWKKAQTTCERLGGYLAVVDTPVEKNDIKELLDNEMARILHDAVESLWVGGYMFADDDGKWRWVDGNPISADDVALLSAVDARQWRDRCLEWLPTGWSEEDCVVRKHMLCEKEIS